GGAGTTCCTCGTCGCGGAGCTCCTCGGTGGCATCATCCTCATCGCGGTGATGGCGCTTCTCGTCCATCTGACGCTCCCAGAGAATCTCTTCGATCAAGTTCGCCAGGAACTGAACCAGCGAGACGACGAGGGGGGAATCACCGAGGATCCGACCTGCGGGATGGAAGGGAAAAACGAGTACTCGCTTACGACCGATGGGGGCGAGACGCTGAAGTTCTGCTCGAAGGGTTGTATGGAAACCTACGAGCAGGAGGCCGCCAGTAGCGGCGGGTGGCGCGACGAACTCCTCTCGTGGGGTGGGTGGTACAAGATCGGGAATCAGTACCGCAAGGAGTGGTCGATGATCTGGAAGGACATCATCGCCGGCTTTCTGATCTCGGGGTTCGTCATCGTGTTCGTGCCACAATGGGTGTGGAACTCGCTCTTCCTGCAGGGTGAGGGATTGCTCGTCAGCGCGGAGAACGCGATCATGGGTGTCACAATCGCCGTCCTCAGTTTCGTCGGGAGCATGGGGAACGTCCCGTTCGCCGTCGCGCTGTGGGGTGGTGGTATCAGCTTCGCGGGCGTCATCGCGTTCGTCTACGCCGACCTCATCACGATTCCCGTCCTCAACGTCTATCGGAAGTACTACGGCTGGAAGGTGATGCTGTACATTCTCGGCGTATTCTTCGTGACGATGGCCTTCACCGGCTTTCTCATGGAGGAACTGTTCAACGTCCTCGGCATCGTTCCGAATCTCGCCGGCGGGCAGACCGCGTCCGAACAGACGTACTTCGAACTCAACTACACGTTCTATCTCAACATCATCGCGTTCGCGCTCTCCGGGTTCCTCCTCTACGTCTATCGTCGAGGATTGGGTGCTCCCGGCCAATACCGCGACCCCGTCTGTGGGATGCGGACCGACGATAGCGGGCCGAGTCTCACCCACGACGACGAGACGTACTACTTCTGCTCGAAGCGATGCAAGCGGTCGTTCGAGCATCGACCCTCCGAATTTGCACATCAACACCCGGAGGTCTCTGGGGCGGGGACGTCCCAGAGTCATGAACACCACTGACCGCCATGTCTCGATACATCGTCCCGAAATCAAGCAGCCCCGAGACTAACCTCGATCAATCACAACTGGTACAGCGAAGTCTCACCAACTCTCGGGCATGAACGAGTATCACGCTAGATCGAGGTGGGAGGGATGAATCGACGGCGAGCCGATACGGTGGTCGGTTTCCTCGTCGCTGCCGTTCTCATCGTCGGCGGTGCGCTCAGCTGGGATGCGTACCAGCAACAGCAAGCATTCGAGGAGATGGGATCGATGATGGGGATGTCGATGGGGGCGGTTCACGGAACGAATCCGCTCTGGTACGTCCTCGGAACCCTCCTCGTCTCGGCGGTCATCGGTGGGGGGTATCTCGTGGTTCGGGACGACCTCACCGGCACAAATGCACCCGACCGCTCACAGGACGAGCTGGCGAGCGCAACCGCTCGCGAGAGCGCCGAATCACCAGAGGGGGCAGTGCAGCCGAACGGAGCTATCAATCCGGAGTCCCAGCCACAGACTCGCGTGTTAGACCTCCTACCGGAAGACGAACGCCGCATCCTCGAGCCGGTGCTCTCCTCGCCCGGCATCACGCAGATCGAACTGCGGGATCGCTCGGACTTCTCGAAGAGCAAGGTAAGCCAGACGGTCAGTGCCCTGGAAAAGCGTGGGTTGCTGTATCGCGAGCGACAAGGACGGACGTATCGGATCTACCCGAGCGACGATCTGCATCAGAACCAGGAGCATTGATCACCGGTACAGCGTCCGAGGAGGGAGCCGAGTACCGACGAATTCGGCACGGATGAACGATTCTATCCCTGAAAAACGATTAGAACGCCCTATACACGTTCTCGGACGTTCTCCTGCGCGGGTTCATACCCATCGTGATAACTCCCGAGCGGTCCTACGACCAACCGAGGAGAAAGACAATGACCAACTTCGAACTCGGCCGCTGGCTGCTCGTGGCGCTCGCGATCATCGGACTCGCGGTTGCCGTTCCCGCGGTCAGCGCACACGGCACCGACACGGCTGCTGACGACACGCCCCCGTACAATGGGACTGCCGACGACTGGGCGGCCTGGATGGAGGCGCAGATGACCGAGCACATGGGCCCTGGTAGCGTCGAGTGGATGGAATCGCACATGGGTGTGACCGTCGACGAGATGGCCCAGGACATGGCTGACGACGACTACAACGGCGGGATGTACGGGCAGGGCCACTGCTGAGAGGCCCTGACCGTTTCGATCGCTTCGACAGAACACCGCGACTACCCAATACACGACAATGACGCAACTCACCACTAACCTCGGACGCACTGCTCGTCGACTAACAATATTCGCCGTCCCGCTGCTGGTCGCGACGACCGGCACGGCCGCCGCGATGGGCGGAGGCTACGGCGGCGGCATGATG
This is a stretch of genomic DNA from Salinigranum rubrum. It encodes these proteins:
- a CDS encoding helix-turn-helix transcriptional regulator — encoded protein: MNRRRADTVVGFLVAAVLIVGGALSWDAYQQQQAFEEMGSMMGMSMGAVHGTNPLWYVLGTLLVSAVIGGGYLVVRDDLTGTNAPDRSQDELASATARESAESPEGAVQPNGAINPESQPQTRVLDLLPEDERRILEPVLSSPGITQIELRDRSDFSKSKVSQTVSALEKRGLLYRERQGRTYRIYPSDDLHQNQEH
- a CDS encoding permease; the protein is MQAALVEGVLESLRIGIGFLWTAAWAIIMGLVITSLVQVYVSKERMANVLGEGNLSGLTKATLFGAASSGCSFGAVAIGKGLFKKGAHTVNFLAFMFASTNLIVELGLMILILLGWEFLVAELLGGIILIAVMALLVHLTLPENLFDQVRQELNQRDDEGGITEDPTCGMEGKNEYSLTTDGGETLKFCSKGCMETYEQEAASSGGWRDELLSWGGWYKIGNQYRKEWSMIWKDIIAGFLISGFVIVFVPQWVWNSLFLQGEGLLVSAENAIMGVTIAVLSFVGSMGNVPFAVALWGGGISFAGVIAFVYADLITIPVLNVYRKYYGWKVMLYILGVFFVTMAFTGFLMEELFNVLGIVPNLAGGQTASEQTYFELNYTFYLNIIAFALSGFLLYVYRRGLGAPGQYRDPVCGMRTDDSGPSLTHDDETYYFCSKRCKRSFEHRPSEFAHQHPEVSGAGTSQSHEHH